gggaaagggaaaaggaaaagaaaggataGGAGTATTTGATGTGTCATGTGTATGGCTTGTGTCATGTGTATGTATTGTGTCATGTGTTCAATGAGAAAGGATAGGAAAAGAAAGGATAGAAGtatttggatttatttggatttatttgaattatttgaatttatttgATTTATTTGGATTTATACACCATTTGTCCAATTGCAAACATACCTAAAGTTTCCAAGAGGACTTATACACCATTTGATTTATTTAATTTACAAGAGTACCTTGAACTTTAAAAGTGTAGATCGAAAAAAAACCAAGCTTCCTCTTGTGAAAAGTGTTCAGAACAGTTTTACTGTAAGATCAAGAGCTTCATCTTGTGAAAAGTGTTCAGAACTGTAAAAGTGTTTGTATAGTCCTAATTTACTGTGATCTTGCTAAAGAAGCTCACAAGCTCAAGCTCCAGATAGACTAAGTTTTACAGCTACTGTACTCAAAAGAAGCATTTTGGATTACCACAGCAAAAGAAGCATATTTATTTTAAACTTGTGTTTAACAATGACAAACTACTCCTAAGTGGGTCTTTGATCAAGAATCCTGACATGATgggtttatttggatttatttgaatttaTTCTCATTAAATTTAATCTCCAGAGTAGTTGTTCTCATTGAACATGTCTGAACCTCAGCAACCACATCACTCACTCAATCACCTGATCTTGGACTCATCCTTATTCTTCTTACAAGTTGATGTCAGACTTGACACATAAATAAAATTTGACATCAATGAAATATATGCAGTCAATATACAGTCATTGGAGTAATTTTTGGTGTTGTACATTCAGTGAATATACAGTCAATTGGAGTACATTCAGAGTAATTTTCAGTGTTGTACAATCAGTTCTCTAGGGAGTAATAATGCCAAATTAGTTAATTGATCGTGTACTAACAGCAATTCATTTTGAAGATTTACACTAAATCTTGTGTACTGTAGAATTATACTGTCAAATTCAATTGACAGTAACTGAATTTTCAATAGTGTCAAATCACTCAAGCAGTAACTGAATTTTCACTAGTGTCAAATCACTAGTTTCAGAAATATTGGTGCTCACCTTCCATCTTGGCAGTACAAGAAAAACTGAGCAGCCAACTGTTGCCGCTTTGCATGCATTGCTGGCAACTCGAGTAGCTTTACCAAAAAATTGAGCATGACATCTACAGGTTACAAACAAATGAGCAAGATTCAGTTAGATAACCACTGATAGAAGCATGTGAGTGCAAAGAAATTGACAACTGAAATTCAGTTAGATAACAACAATCTGAATGGAGTACAACATTGATGTTATTTCAGGATTAATAAAGATGGAGCAGCAACAATGTGAATGGAGTACTTGATGGACAACTGAAATTGACACAAAGCAAGACTCTCATATTTCATCTCACAcaatctatccatccatccatctcagCCTTGTTTTGTTCAGTACAGGTTCAACCTCGAACGCCACCATGCAACTCTGTTATGTTTTCAGTAAAGATTGCTTTGTTTACCTCTGTTCTGTTTCCAGTAGACCaatcgaagaagatgaagaagcacTAGCTAAGATCTAATCCTTATGTCCAGTTAACCACTAATTTAGGAGCACATCAGAGACAAATGTTCAGAGACAAACTTGATGTTAATTTAGCCAATGTTCAGAGACAAATTAGACTTGACAGTAAAGATCAAAATTTCAGACTTGACACATAAATCAGACTTAGCCAATGTTCAGTCTTAAGCAAATCTCAGAAGCAGCAAATTTCAGTAAAAAAAATCAGGTTTTACACATAAATAATGGACGGGAATTGAAGGAGGGAGGCTTAACCTGCCAACAAgacgccaccgccgtcgccgagctcatAGTACAGTATGTGCAGGGATGGTGGAGCTCGCAGTACAGAAGATGTCTCCGCCGCCATCGAGCTCGCCATCGAGCTTGCTGTCGTCGGGCTCGTCGGCTACGTCTCCCGCCGTCTGGCCTCGCAGCCACCATATCAGCCTCGCCGACGCCGGATCTGAAGCAGCCGGAGCAGAGTGCGGAGGTCACTAGGAAGGGGGGAAGCTAGGGGAGGAAGGCAAGCTGGAGCTGCACGAGCAGGAGagagcggcggaggaggcggcgagcTTTGGCGGTGGTGGAGCTGCGTCGCAGCGCCGAGGAGGACCTGGAAATGGCCGCCGCCGAGCAGATCGAAAGAAAAAATCAGTCTTCTCCTCGTCGGGGATCACCATGGGGAACGAGGAGGGGAACAAGGAGAGGGAAGCTGCGTCGGAGGCGTGGGGTGGGGGAGGCGTGGTGCGGGAGAGCTCCGGTGATGCGGGGAGCCGCTGCGGGCAAGCTGCGGAGGAGCTGAGCTGCGGGGGAGCGGACCTCCGGCGCGACAGAGGAGCGGGGGAGACGGCGGGAGCTTTGGGTTTGTCGGGAATCTCCTGGGGGGGTTTTCAGAAAAACACCTTGGGGACAACtattcccggacggagggagtacaacaataGTGCGTCCATgcaatattatttttggaattaccgagggattgctatTCAAATAAAATCATGGTacatagtacttcctccgttcctaaatatttgtctttttatagATTTCGAATGGACTATTaaatatggatgtatatagatatattttagaatgtagattcactcattatgATCTGTATGTactcactcgttgaaatctctaaaaagacaaatatttagaaatggaggaagTACATCCTAAAGGGATTCACACAAACATATCAGTGCCGGAACCGGGTCCTCTAATATAGAGAACCGGATCCTCCAACAAATTAAAGGGCAGACACTAGGGAACCGCCCCTCCTCCCGTCCAGAGCCTCTCCTCCTGGGCGACGACTCTCGCAACTCAGGGGCGATCCAATCGCACGACCACCGCACTCTTCCTCCCTCCAACTTGTCTCGCCGCTGCCTGAGGACCTGCTGGCAAAGTCCGGGCGGGTCCGGGGACGACGGCGGAGGGGCGTTCCCCTGAGCTTACCTCTCTCCCCCAACCTGGATCCTAGCGAACCCATGGGATGGTTGATCCTAGCGGCGGCTGCCCCATGGGTTGTCTTGGCTGGATCTGCAGGGAGATGGTGGCGGGGTTGTGGCGCTGAGACGCCCAGATGCGTGGCGTGGCGGCAGCTGAATGGCATGCTCGAGGCGGCGGTGCTCCGATGCTCCGGCGTGGCGTCTTCTTCGGGCGGCGCGGTCCCGATCTGATGCATATCTCATCGGGGCATGCCTCGGGCTTGTATGACTGGATGGATCCAATCTTCCTGTCGTTATGGTCCTGTGGTGTTGAAGGTGGACATGGTGGTGCAGTTAGGCTCTTTTTCTAGAGGGACGGAGACTGCCAGTGAGAGCCAGACTTCGACTATTGTCGGAGCCAACGACGGTGGCGCCTGCGGATGTCCCTACCTTGCTGAAGGCTTCGATAGTAGTCCCCGGCTTCCCTCCCGGAATACTTCTGTGGAAACCCTAGGCCCAGGTCTTCCCGGATCGGATGATGGCGGCGCTCGGCGTCGTGTTCCCTATTGGGGGCATCATCTTGAAGTTGGGCCTGGCTGCCGAGACTAGTTGTTGGTGGTGGTTCGCCGGTTGCTTTTGTGCCGGCAGGTAGCAATGATCCGTTGTTGCAGTATGGCCTTGTAGACATGGTGCGAGGTGGCAGTGCCAGGGATGCTGATCAGCGATGCAGATGGCCGGGTCATGTTCGATGATATTGACGGCTTGTTGTAGCCATGAAGGTGCAGTGTAGGCTTATGGTGTATTTTCTGCGGCCAGTGGTCATGTCAAGATTTACCATTGATAAACACTTGCATCGAAGGCATGGGATCGCCGGAGTGTCTCAATGAGATTTTGGTGGTACCATCTCTTCTCGCCATTTGAGCTGCGAGTGACGTCACTCATGCGTCAACGGAGGTTCTAGTTCCGTGGAAGATCTTTGGCGGCTAGGCCACTTGCATATGTGTGCGTGTTTAGTCGGCATGGATGTGTCCACGTCCGGATCATGTGCGGCTACATTATGGCTGAACACTTGCTCGGCATGGATTATCATTGCTCCTTTTTTTCTATCCGCCTTGATGTAGCTtcggtcttgtatgactttgctagTCGGTGGTGTGATTTTTTTTATGTGTTCGTGTTGGCGATttgcatcttagctatgcagaggTCGGGTGTGTGCTCTTTATGTTTGTATCCTCTTAATATTCCATATTAagctaataaaatccaccctttgtcgatAAAAAGGGAAATGGGTTCATGCTAATGCATGAGAAAGACAAGGTACAATGTTGAGGTTCCCAGAAATGGAAGCCCTTCCTCGAGGGTTGCGATGACACATAGTTTTAGCAGCTATCCAGATCCGGTGGCTCCTTGCTCTACAAATGATAGAGGCCGATCCAGCACTATCACTAGCTCCCTGCTGAAACTGAGCAGCTGCCTACGATTGTAGTGGCCTTGCCCATGTTCTCATGGTATAATGTACTAGTGAGGTTGCAACGTAGATAATGAATGATGGGCACCACATGCTTTGTTCTCTTGAATGTTAGTGCTCTTGACTATATGGTTCACTTTTGTGAAGCGTGCCCCGTGGTGATGCAAGCCAGCCGGTGGGCCATTGACTCCAGATGCCCCCGTCTCCTCTCCGACTGACACAGCTTACCCGTGAAACCTGTCTTTTGAGCTCCCTCTATTTCTGTTGCTACACTTCTCGCATAGTTAGATGGATTTGGTCATGTTGGCTTGCTCCAGGTAACATACTACTATTTATCGTGGAAGTCACCAGCTAGAAAACCACTCTCACAGCGAGATCACAATAATGCTCCAATGTACTAGATCATAGCTCATGATTTATGTTAGTCACCAACCATTGGCGGGTCATAAGGCAGGTTAGGTCTATGGCACTCGGCAGGTTCACCTAATTAATGGTTGTTTATGCTTGTTGCACACATGATGTCCTCATGCTTGAATTTTGTTAGctactgatacgtcttcaacgtatctataatttttgattattccatgctattatattatctgttttgaatgttaatgggcttatttatacacttttatattattcttgggactaacctactaacccaatgcccagtgcaaattgttgtttttttgcctatttcagtgtttcgcagaaaagagatatcaaacggaatccaaacggaatgaaaccttcgtgagagttatttttgaaacaaacgtgatccaggggacttggagtagacgtcaagaaagaaacgaggtggccacaaggcagggaggcgcgcctgcccccctgggcgcgcccccaccctcgtggggccctcgtaactccaccgacctacttcttcctcctatatatatatatatatatccatataccccgaaaacatccaggagcaccacgaaaccctatttccaccgtcgcaaccttctgtacccaagagatctcatctcggggccttttcggagctccgccggagggggaatcgatcacggagggcttctacatcaacaccatagcctctttgatgatatgtgagtagtttaccacagaccttcgggtccatagttattagctagatggcttcttctctctctttggatttcaatacaatgttcttatcgaccttcttggagatctatttgatgtaactctttttgccgtgtgtttgtcgagatccgatgcattgtgggtttatgatcaagtttatctataaacaaaaattgattcttctctgaaatcttttatgtatgattggttatctttgcaagtctcttcgaattatcagtttggtttggcctactagattgatctttcttgcaatgggagaagggcttagctttgggttcaatcttgcggtgtcctttcccagtgacagcaggggcagcaaggcacgtattgtattgttgccatcgaggataaaaagatggggtttatatcatattgcttgagtttatccctctacatcatgtcatgttgcctaatgcgttactctgttcttgtgaacttaatactctagatgcatgctggatagcggtcgatgtgtggagtaatagtagtatgtTACCTAGTAGatccagaatcgtttcggtctacttgtcgcggacgtgatgcctatatacatgatcatgcctagatattctcataattatgcacttttctatcaatcgctcgatagtaatttgttcacccaccgtaatacttatgctatcttgagagaagccattagtgaaacctatggcctccgggtctatcttttatcatataagtttccaatctattttattttgcaatctttactttcaatctatatcataaaaatacaaaaaatatttatctcattattattatctctatcagatctcactctcgtaagtgaccatgaagggattgacaacccctttatcgtgttggttgcgaggttcttatttgtttgtgtaggtacgagggacttgcctgtagtctcctactggattgataccttggttctcaaaaaccgagggaaatacttacgctactttactgtatcaccctttcctcatcaagggaaaaccaacacagtgctcaagaggtagcaagaaggatttctggcggcgttgccggggagatctactcacaagtcaagacataccaagtacccatcaaaaactcttatccctcgcattacattacttgccatttgcctattgttttcctctcccccgcttcacccttgtcattttattcgccctctttttccgttcgcctctttttcgcttgcttcttgtgtcgcCGTGTTTCTTCATGGTTAGTCCCTTATCTGcccctttgtctcccgagtttgaagttcttcacttcaaacaaagacaaggagaaaatttaaaagatgcttggtttaggatgatggaatcttatcgtaatggCACCCTAGAagtgaattttagaattttacttcgcaatttttatgttgggctaaatatgtcacatagacaactcttggattgtgttgccaaagggaattttatcgaaattgatcctGGTATTGCTCATGAaatcatagagggaatagtgggagcactacctcaacaaaaggggtcacatcatacccaggaagagacacaaattcttgaaaagatttgtgaagtaacGAAAATTTTACCAAAGTCTCTtcaacctcttaagagtgttagcggaaaccttcactgcatgaatatgttgattaccctttgcaataagcggttggattctttagatctaaacaTTTCCTAATATGAAGGGAaatgtaaagaacctcccggattcgagcatgactccgctaaaaaatttaaaccaaagatgataatatctatatctattcttgcttttatggctagctaggggcgttaaacgatagcgcttgttgggaggcaacccaattttatttttgtttcttgctttttggttctgtttagtaataaataatttatctagcctctgtttagatgtggttttatgcttttaattagtgtttgtgccaagtagaacctttgggaagacttgggggaagttttagcgatcttgctgtaaaaaacagaaactttagcgctcacgagatttgctgccattttttactggaaagtgatATTAggatgattatttttgcagatgattaatagacaaattactcacgtccaccaatttatttcagaattgttgggattacagaagtattcgaaacctacagattactacagactattctgtttttgacagattctattttttgtgtgttgtttgcttattttgatgcatctttggctagtatcagagggtatgaaccatagagaagttggaatatagtaggtttaataccaatataaataaagaatgatttcattacaataccttaagtggtggtttgttttcttatactaacggagctcatgagattttctgttgagttttgtgttgtgaagttttcaagttttgggtaaagatttgatggattatggaataaggagtggaaagagcctaaacttggggatgcccaaggcattccaaggtaaaattcaaggacaaccaaaagcctaagcttggggatgccccggaaggcatcccctctttcgtcttcttccatcggtaactttacttgaggctatatttttattcaccacatgatatgtgttttgcttggagcgtattgtatgatttgagtcttttctttttagtttaccacaatcatccttgctgtacacaccttttgggagagacacacaagaattggaatttattagaatactctatgtgcttcacttatatcttttgagctaggtaattttgctctagtacttcacttatatcttttagagcacggtggtggttttattttatagaaattattgatctctcatgcttcacttatattatttttagagtcctttagaacagcatggtaattttctttggttatgaaattagtcctaatatgataggcatccaagatgggtataataaaaactattatagaaagtgcattcaatactatgagaagtttgatacttgataattgttttgagatatgaggatggtgatattagagtgtgctagttgagtagttgtgaatttgagaaatacttgtgttgaagattgcaactcccgtagtatgcacgtatggtaaccgttgtgtaacaaatttgaaacatgaggtgttatttgattgtcttccttatgagtggcagtcggggacgagagatggtattttcctaccaatctatccccctaggagcatgcgcataatgcttggtttttgatgacttgtagatttttgcaataagtatttcagttctttatgactaatgttgagtccatggattatacacactctcaccattccatcattgctagcctcttcggtaccgtgcattgccctttcttaccttgagagttggtgcaaacttcgccggtgcatccaaaccctgtcaTATGATACACTCTgtgacacataaacctccttatatctccctcaaaacggccatcatacctacctattatggcattttcatagccattccgagatacattgccatgcaactttccaccgtttcattcatgacatgcttcatcattgtcatattgctttgcatgatcatgtagttgacatcgtatttgtggcaaagccaccatgcataatttatcatacatgtcactcttgattcattgcccttcccggtacaccgccggaggcattcatatagagtcatattttgttccagtatcgagttgtaatcattgagttgtaaataaatagaagtgtgatgatcatcattaatagagcattgtcccaaataaaaaaataaaggcccaaaaaaagaagaaaaaagaagaaaaaaagagacaatgctactatcctctttttccacacttgtgcttcaaagtagcaccatgatctttatgatagagagtctcttgttttgtcactttcatttactagtaggaatttttcattatagaacttggcttgtatattccaacaatgggcttcctcaaatgccctaggtcttcgtgagcaagcaagttggatgcacacccacttagtttcttttgtagagctttcatacatttatagctctagtgcatccattgcatggcaatccctactccttgcatcgacatcaattgatgggcatatccctagcccgttgattagccgcgtcgatgtgagactttctccttttttgtcttttccacataacctccatcatcatattctattccacccatagtgttatatccatggctcacgctcatgtattgcgcgaaagttgaaaaagtttgagataactaaagtatgaaacaatttcttgacttgtcatcggggttgtgcatgatgacaacattcttgtgtgacgaaaatggagcatgcccaaactatatgattttgtagggatgaactttcttttgccatgttattttgagaagacatgattgcttagttagtatgcttgaagtattattatttttatgtcaatattaaaattctgtcttgaatctttcggatctgaacattcatgctacaataaataaaattacattgagaattattctaggtagcattccacatcaaaaattccgtttttatcatttacctactcgaggacgagcaggaattaagcttagggatgtttgatacgtctccaacgtatctataatttttgattgttccatgctattatattatctgttttggatgttaatgggcttatttatacacttttatattacttttgggactaatctactaacccaaggccccactacaaaaaaagacacatccgtgacattttgggccgaacgaaaaaaatttatgtcatacatatgacacttctatgacgataattgtgacaaaacctggtatcatcacagatgtggtgggctcctacttctatgacaaaaaatcatgacagaaaatgggcttttcgtcctgggcgggccggagacgcagctgcatgacattctttgggtcgtccatgacggaaaaaaccgtggtagaagcgagggggaggaaaatttcggggagttcccggttacggtgggaggtcgggggccgagcgatgcgcgcttctctcatacacgtacgcgcgtgtgtgcgaggcgttggatctaactgaacccgagcgaggtgttgggctctaactgaacccgagcgattgcactgcaggctacgcgttactgaacccgagcgatcgatcgatggctgttaactgaacccgatcgagcgattccttcgctactgctgctaactgaagccgatcgatgctgcctctggatgaacagtgagcgttgcggggggggggggttggatgaacagttcccggtgggggtggatgaacaggaccccgtggtgttgcctctggatgaacaggaccccgatcgatcgagccggttggggctggatgaacaggaccccgtggagggctggatgaacaggaccaccccgtggagggcaggatgaacagtagacggtggagggcaggatgaacagtagcccgtggaggggtggttgaacaggagcccgtggagagggctagttgaactatagccggtggagtagcgcgcggtggaggctggatgaacaggagcccgtggatgaacagtcacaggtggaggctggaggaggtcgacggtggatgaacagtagcccgtggaggatggagggggtcgacggtggagatgaacagtatcccgtggagtcccgttttgcggtacgccacacccctctcgatgaacaggacccccgtttcgaccacagcgctccaacacaagtccgtttccttcgttttgcggtatgctacacccctcccgatgaaca
The sequence above is drawn from the Triticum aestivum cultivar Chinese Spring chromosome 7A, IWGSC CS RefSeq v2.1, whole genome shotgun sequence genome and encodes:
- the LOC123148467 gene encoding uncharacterized protein isoform X2 — translated: MASSMAAETSSVLRAPPSLHILYYELGDGGGVLLADVMLNFLVKLLELPAMHAKRQQLAAQFFLYCQDGREEQHQQKRIQQQQYPCFSELN
- the LOC123148467 gene encoding uncharacterized protein isoform X1; translation: MASSMAAETSSVLRAPPSLHILYYELGDGGGVLLADVMLNFLVKLLELPAMHAKRQQLAAQFFLYCQDGSSAAAEMDTPVTKFSSNSTFFREDQQQHEGRQQHELHRRAWSVGDRARAQPW
- the LOC123148467 gene encoding uncharacterized protein isoform X3 → MASSMAAETSSVLRAPPSLHILYYELGDGGGVLLADVMLNFLVKLLELPAMHAKRQQLAAQFFLYCQDGSRKYQHKSSTKCSNGYQQTD